The following proteins come from a genomic window of Pseudomonas cichorii:
- a CDS encoding acetyl-CoA hydrolase/transferase family protein, with translation MYRDRIRLPSLMSKVMSAADAAALIEDGMTVGMSGFTRAGEAKAVPHALAERARVSPLKISLMTGASLGNDLDKQLTEAGVLSRRMPFQVDNTLRKAINNGTVMFIDQHLSDTVEQLRNRQIKAVDLAVIECVAITEEGHLVLSTSVGNSASFAILAKQVIVEINLSQPLELEGLHDIYIPSYRPTRLPIPVLDADSRIGSSAVKIDPAKIVGIVISDQGDSPSTLLPPDAETQAIANHLVEFFKKEVREDRLTNQLMPLQAGIGTIANAVMHGLLDSPFHDMTMYSEVLQDSTFDLFDAGKLSFASGSSMTLSAAKHEQVFSDFNRYKSRLVLRPQEISNHPEVIRRLGIIGINTALEFDLYGNVNSTHVCGTRMMNGIGGSGDFSRNAHLAIFVTKSIAKGGSISSVVPMVSHVDHTEHDVDILVTEQGLADLRGLAPRERARIIIDNCVHPDYREALNQYFAAACAIGGHTPHILREALSWHINLEETGRMLPT, from the coding sequence ATGTACCGCGACCGTATCCGCTTGCCTTCTTTGATGAGCAAGGTAATGAGTGCAGCAGATGCCGCTGCCTTGATTGAAGATGGCATGACCGTCGGCATGAGCGGCTTCACCCGCGCCGGTGAAGCCAAGGCCGTTCCCCACGCATTGGCCGAACGCGCCAGAGTGTCGCCACTCAAGATCAGCCTGATGACCGGCGCCAGCCTGGGCAACGATCTGGACAAGCAGTTGACCGAAGCCGGCGTGCTGTCTCGTCGCATGCCCTTCCAGGTCGACAATACGCTGCGCAAAGCCATCAATAACGGTACGGTCATGTTCATAGACCAGCACCTGTCCGATACCGTTGAACAGTTGCGCAACCGCCAGATCAAGGCAGTGGATCTGGCCGTCATCGAATGCGTGGCGATTACCGAAGAAGGCCATCTGGTGCTGAGCACTTCGGTCGGCAACTCGGCCAGCTTCGCGATCCTGGCCAAGCAGGTGATCGTGGAGATCAACCTGTCACAGCCGCTGGAGCTGGAAGGCCTGCACGACATCTATATCCCCAGCTATCGGCCGACCCGCCTGCCGATTCCGGTCCTGGATGCCGACTCACGCATTGGCAGCAGCGCCGTGAAGATCGACCCGGCAAAGATCGTCGGTATTGTCATCAGCGATCAGGGCGACTCACCTTCAACTTTACTGCCGCCGGATGCCGAGACCCAGGCCATCGCCAACCATCTGGTGGAGTTCTTCAAGAAGGAAGTGCGCGAAGACCGGCTGACCAACCAGTTGATGCCGTTGCAGGCCGGGATCGGCACCATCGCCAATGCCGTGATGCACGGCCTGCTGGATTCGCCGTTCCATGACATGACCATGTATTCCGAAGTGCTGCAGGACTCGACTTTCGACCTGTTCGATGCCGGCAAACTGAGCTTCGCATCCGGCAGCTCCATGACCCTGTCCGCCGCCAAGCACGAGCAAGTGTTCTCGGATTTCAATCGCTACAAGTCACGCCTGGTGCTGCGCCCCCAAGAGATCTCCAACCACCCTGAAGTCATTCGCCGCCTGGGCATTATCGGCATCAACACGGCACTGGAATTCGACCTGTACGGCAACGTGAACTCGACCCACGTCTGCGGTACCCGGATGATGAACGGCATCGGCGGCTCCGGCGACTTCTCGCGCAATGCCCACCTGGCCATCTTCGTCACCAAATCCATCGCCAAGGGCGGTTCGATTTCCAGCGTGGTGCCGATGGTGAGCCATGTCGACCACACCGAGCACGATGTAGACATCCTCGTGACCGAGCAGGGCCTGGCCGATCTGCGCGGCCTGGCACCTCGCGAACGCGCACGGATCATCATCGACAATTGTGTGCATCCAGACTATCGCGAGGCTCTGAATCAATACTTTGCGGCCGCCTGCGCCATCGGCGGACACACCCCGCACATCCTGCGCGAAGCACTGAGTTGGCACATCAACCTGGAAGAGACTGGTCGCATGCTGCCGACCTGA
- a CDS encoding helicase, whose translation MKFRFLLWMLGLLMARASRTNPAFQQQLADKELTFQLQTADGKVARHFIVSGQRIRSAGGVVAEPAFAIVFRDAAFGFATMQASNKQLAFMKGIQDKDIQIKGNTSLVMWFQGLTKYLKPKKKAN comes from the coding sequence ATGAAGTTTCGTTTCCTGCTCTGGATGCTGGGCCTTCTGATGGCTCGGGCCAGCCGTACCAATCCTGCGTTTCAGCAGCAGCTTGCCGACAAGGAGCTGACCTTTCAGTTGCAGACTGCCGATGGCAAGGTCGCTCGTCATTTCATCGTCAGTGGCCAGCGCATCCGCAGTGCCGGTGGCGTGGTTGCCGAACCTGCATTCGCCATTGTCTTTCGCGACGCGGCCTTCGGGTTTGCCACGATGCAGGCCAGTAACAAGCAACTGGCGTTCATGAAGGGGATTCAGGACAAGGACATCCAGATCAAGGGCAATACTTCGCTGGTGATGTGGTTTCAGGGCCTGACCAAATACCTGAAACCGAAAAAGAAGGCCAACTGA
- a CDS encoding rubredoxin, whose protein sequence is MKKWQCIVCGLIYNEADGWPDDGIAPGTRWEDVPEDWLCPDCGVGKIDFEMIEIG, encoded by the coding sequence ATGAAAAAGTGGCAATGCATTGTCTGTGGCCTTATCTACAACGAAGCCGATGGCTGGCCCGATGACGGTATTGCGCCCGGCACTCGCTGGGAAGATGTACCCGAAGACTGGCTTTGCCCGGATTGCGGTGTCGGCAAGATCGACTTTGAAATGATTGAAATCGGCTGA
- a CDS encoding DUF2388 domain-containing protein has product MRLLPLLFAAPVASLIWVSPAQAFDTTTQSLVITGYVTTQVTTAPFDRKLILAAQDDAAAFVATDGQIRGVRLESALRNLRNTQSKLHASDLELAETILVQ; this is encoded by the coding sequence ATGCGTTTATTACCTCTTCTGTTTGCAGCTCCAGTCGCCAGCCTGATCTGGGTCAGCCCGGCTCAGGCCTTTGATACGACGACACAGAGCCTGGTCATTACCGGATACGTCACCACTCAGGTCACCACTGCGCCTTTCGACAGAAAACTGATCCTGGCCGCTCAGGATGATGCAGCGGCGTTCGTTGCCACTGACGGCCAGATCCGCGGTGTCCGACTGGAGTCAGCATTGCGCAACCTGCGAAACACCCAGTCAAAACTTCATGCCAGCGACCTTGAACTGGCAGAAACAATCCTCGTCCAATAG
- a CDS encoding chorismate--pyruvate lyase family protein, whose amino-acid sequence MSQQNPALPAPVWLEHEQLANVPGPLILDWLFNQDSLTRRLTRLSSDGFSVTLLFEGWQPLRPDECTALELPEASLGWVREVYLRGRGEKWVFARSVAARSALLEGGLNMDELGTRSLGELLFSDKAFERGPLQVCRYPEAWLPEADATSDLWARRSCFSRGPLSVLVAEIFLPSFWNALKNEEHS is encoded by the coding sequence GTGTCCCAGCAAAACCCCGCATTGCCTGCCCCCGTATGGCTTGAACACGAGCAACTGGCCAATGTGCCGGGGCCCTTGATTCTCGACTGGCTGTTCAATCAGGACTCCCTGACCCGACGCCTGACGCGCCTGTCGTCAGACGGCTTCAGCGTCACGCTGCTGTTTGAAGGCTGGCAGCCGTTGCGCCCCGACGAATGCACCGCTCTTGAGCTACCCGAGGCCAGTCTGGGCTGGGTGCGTGAAGTGTATTTGCGCGGTCGCGGCGAAAAGTGGGTATTCGCCCGCAGCGTCGCGGCCCGCAGTGCCTTGCTCGAAGGCGGCTTGAACATGGATGAACTGGGCACACGCTCGCTGGGCGAGTTACTGTTCAGCGACAAGGCCTTCGAGCGCGGCCCGCTGCAAGTCTGCCGCTACCCTGAGGCCTGGCTGCCCGAAGCGGATGCCACCAGCGATCTGTGGGCTCGCCGTTCGTGCTTCAGCCGTGGCCCGCTGAGCGTGCTGGTTGCCGAGATTTTTCTGCCCAGTTTCTGGAACGCCCTCAAGAACGAGGAACACTCCTGA
- a CDS encoding DUF2388 domain-containing protein, producing MTLFRILAAAALLTAAASASATSFIVTTDAVVGAVAASSEATSDASSSLRDDKIVRAARDEAASFVASEGDIRGAQLEGAFQHIRQQYPNLSATDTQLAQAILAI from the coding sequence ATGACTCTGTTCCGTATCCTCGCTGCAGCCGCACTGCTGACAGCGGCTGCCAGTGCAAGCGCCACCAGCTTCATCGTCACTACCGATGCAGTCGTGGGCGCAGTGGCAGCTTCCAGCGAAGCCACTTCCGATGCCTCTTCTTCCTTGAGAGACGACAAGATCGTCCGTGCCGCCCGTGACGAAGCTGCCAGCTTCGTGGCCAGCGAAGGCGACATCCGCGGTGCTCAACTGGAAGGCGCGTTCCAGCACATTCGCCAGCAATACCCGAACCTGAGCGCAACAGATACACAACTGGCCCAGGCCATTCTGGCCATCTAA
- the phoB gene encoding phosphate regulon transcriptional regulator PhoB: protein MAGRSILIVDDEAPIREMIAVALEMAGYDCMEAENSQQAHAIIVDRKPDLILLDWMLPGTSGIELARRLKRDELTGDIPIIMLTAKGEEDNKIQGLEVGADDYITKPFSPRELVARLKAVLRRAGPSDGEAPIEVGGLLLDPVSHRVTIDGKPAEMGPTEYRLLQFFMTHQERAYTRGQLLDQVWGGNVYVEERTVDVHIRRLRKALGDAYENLVQTVRGTGYRFSTKS from the coding sequence ATGGCTGGCAGGAGCATCCTGATCGTTGACGACGAAGCCCCCATTCGTGAAATGATCGCCGTCGCACTGGAAATGGCTGGCTATGACTGCATGGAGGCGGAAAACTCCCAGCAGGCCCACGCAATCATCGTCGACCGCAAGCCAGACCTCATCCTGCTGGACTGGATGCTGCCCGGCACATCCGGTATCGAGCTGGCGCGACGCCTCAAGCGCGACGAACTGACCGGTGACATCCCGATCATCATGCTGACGGCCAAGGGCGAAGAGGACAACAAGATCCAGGGCCTGGAAGTCGGCGCCGACGATTACATCACCAAGCCGTTCTCCCCACGGGAGCTGGTTGCCCGCCTGAAAGCCGTGCTGCGCCGTGCAGGCCCGAGCGATGGCGAAGCGCCGATAGAAGTCGGCGGCCTGCTGCTCGACCCGGTCAGCCACCGCGTGACCATCGATGGCAAGCCTGCGGAAATGGGCCCTACCGAATACCGTCTGCTGCAGTTCTTCATGACCCACCAGGAACGTGCCTACACTCGCGGCCAATTGCTGGATCAAGTATGGGGAGGCAACGTGTATGTCGAAGAGCGTACCGTGGACGTCCACATCCGGCGCCTGCGCAAAGCCCTGGGTGATGCTTACGAGAATCTGGTACAAACCGTGCGCGGCACCGGTTATCGCTTTTCCACCAAAAGCTGA
- a CDS encoding DUF2388 domain-containing protein gives MRTPLIAATLGLLVMADIAQAQTVVATSNIIVRAFGRSIDFTSDTTTSIRDSKVVIQAKDDAASYVASDGDIHGAQLDAAFDTLRTRVPEARDASDRTLAEAILAL, from the coding sequence ATGCGTACCCCGCTGATTGCCGCTACCCTTGGCCTGCTAGTAATGGCAGACATTGCCCAGGCCCAGACCGTCGTGGCCACGAGCAATATCATCGTTCGCGCTTTCGGTCGTTCCATCGACTTCACCTCGGACACCACGACCTCCATTCGCGACTCCAAGGTCGTTATCCAGGCCAAAGACGACGCCGCCAGCTATGTCGCCAGCGACGGTGACATCCACGGCGCGCAACTCGATGCCGCTTTCGATACCCTGCGCACCCGCGTGCCTGAAGCACGTGATGCCAGTGACCGGACACTGGCCGAAGCCATTCTCGCTCTGTGA
- the phoR gene encoding phosphate regulon sensor histidine kinase PhoR: MLLLVTACLVVGLISGEYGWSLAIGLGLYLAWTLKQLLRLHEWLSNHSTDEPPPDGYGLWGEVFDSIYHLQRRDQRVRGRLQAVIDRVQESTAALRDAVIMLDSEGNLEWWNRAAETLLGLKTPQDSGQPVTNLVRHPRFKEYFALGNYSEPLEIPSPTKDHLRIQLLITRYGNNEHLMLVRDVTRIHQLEQMRKDFVANVSHELRTPLTVIFGYLETLLDNVEEVNPRWVRALQQMHQQGGRMQTLLNDLLLLAKLEATDYPSDNHPVAVVTLLKTIKADAKALSASKNHQITLDVESDMQLKGSETELRSAFSNLIFNAVKYTPAEGNIRIRWWTDDRGAHLSVHDSGIGIETKHLPRLTERFYRVDTSRASNTGGTGLGLAIVKHVLLRHRGTLEINSVMGKGSVFTCHFAAIQLAKPGDVDPDY, encoded by the coding sequence ATGTTGCTGCTGGTCACCGCCTGCCTCGTGGTCGGCCTGATCAGTGGCGAGTACGGCTGGAGCCTGGCTATCGGGCTGGGGCTTTACCTGGCCTGGACCCTCAAGCAACTGCTGCGCCTGCATGAATGGCTGAGCAACCACAGCACTGACGAGCCGCCACCTGACGGCTATGGCCTGTGGGGCGAAGTCTTCGACAGCATCTATCACCTGCAACGCCGGGATCAGCGCGTACGGGGTCGCCTGCAGGCGGTCATCGACCGGGTCCAGGAATCCACCGCAGCCTTGCGCGATGCGGTCATCATGCTCGACAGCGAGGGCAACCTGGAATGGTGGAACCGCGCTGCCGAAACGCTTCTGGGCCTCAAGACGCCTCAAGACAGCGGCCAGCCGGTCACCAACCTGGTACGCCATCCACGCTTCAAGGAATACTTCGCGCTGGGCAACTACAGCGAGCCGCTGGAAATCCCCTCGCCAACCAAGGACCACCTGCGCATCCAGTTGCTGATCACCCGCTACGGCAACAACGAGCACCTGATGCTGGTGCGCGATGTCACGCGGATCCATCAACTGGAACAGATGCGCAAAGATTTCGTCGCCAACGTTTCCCACGAGCTGCGCACGCCGCTGACAGTGATCTTCGGCTATCTGGAAACGCTGCTCGACAACGTCGAAGAGGTCAATCCGCGCTGGGTGCGGGCCTTGCAGCAGATGCACCAGCAAGGCGGGCGCATGCAGACGCTGCTCAACGACTTGCTGCTGCTGGCCAAGCTCGAAGCCACTGACTACCCCTCGGACAACCATCCGGTCGCCGTGGTGACACTGCTCAAGACCATCAAGGCCGACGCCAAGGCGTTGTCAGCCAGCAAGAATCACCAGATCACCCTCGATGTGGAAAGCGACATGCAGCTCAAGGGCAGCGAAACCGAGCTGCGCAGCGCATTTTCCAACCTGATCTTCAATGCCGTGAAATACACGCCAGCGGAAGGCAATATCCGTATTCGCTGGTGGACCGATGACCGCGGCGCACACCTGAGCGTGCACGACTCGGGCATCGGCATCGAAACCAAGCACCTGCCGCGTCTGACCGAGCGTTTCTATCGCGTCGACACCAGCCGCGCCTCCAATACCGGCGGTACCGGCCTGGGCCTGGCGATCGTGAAGCATGTGTTGCTGCGCCATCGCGGCACACTTGAAATCAACAGCGTAATGGGCAAAGGCAGCGTATTTACCTGCCATTTCGCCGCCATTCAGTTGGCAAAACCCGGAGATGTGGATCCAGACTACTAG
- a CDS encoding NAD(P)/FAD-dependent oxidoreductase, whose protein sequence is MSAPVVIIGTGLAGYNLAREFRKLDGETPLLLITADDGRSYSKPMLSTGFGKNKQADELSMAQPGAMADQLKAHVRTHTRISGIDPGHKRLWIGEEAVYYRDLVLAWGAETIRVPVEGDAQDAIFPINDLEDYARFREAAAGKKRVLILGAGLIGCEFANDLILGGYEVDLVAPCEQVMPTLLPPAAAAAVQAGLEGIGARFHLGPILSRLQRNEQTLEAHLSDGQVIACDLVVSAIGLRPRVDLAAAAGLLTGRGVVVDRHLQTSHANIYALGDCAEVDGLNLLYVMPLMSCARALAQTLAGTPTAVKYGPMPITVKTPVCPLVVSPPPRGTEGSWSVEGEGADIKAVCHDAEGQLLGYALTGASVSEKLALNKTLPPLLP, encoded by the coding sequence ATGAGCGCACCTGTCGTCATCATCGGTACCGGCCTTGCGGGCTACAACCTCGCCCGTGAGTTTCGCAAACTGGACGGCGAAACACCGCTGTTGCTCATTACGGCCGATGATGGCCGCTCCTACTCCAAGCCCATGCTGTCCACCGGCTTTGGCAAGAACAAGCAAGCCGACGAACTGAGCATGGCACAACCCGGCGCCATGGCAGATCAGCTCAAGGCGCACGTTCGCACCCATACCCGCATCAGCGGCATCGATCCCGGCCACAAGCGACTGTGGATCGGCGAAGAGGCGGTGTACTACCGCGATCTGGTGCTGGCATGGGGCGCGGAAACCATTCGGGTTCCTGTGGAAGGGGATGCGCAGGACGCCATTTTCCCCATCAACGATCTTGAAGATTACGCCCGCTTCCGCGAGGCGGCGGCAGGCAAAAAGCGGGTTCTGATCCTGGGCGCAGGCCTGATTGGTTGTGAGTTTGCCAACGACCTGATCCTTGGCGGCTATGAGGTCGATCTGGTCGCGCCCTGCGAGCAGGTCATGCCGACCCTGTTGCCTCCCGCTGCTGCGGCTGCGGTGCAGGCGGGGCTCGAAGGTATTGGCGCCCGTTTCCATCTGGGGCCGATCCTTAGCCGTCTTCAGCGCAATGAACAGACACTTGAAGCGCACCTGTCCGACGGGCAGGTGATTGCCTGCGATCTGGTCGTCTCGGCCATCGGCCTGCGTCCACGAGTCGATCTGGCTGCTGCTGCCGGTTTACTCACCGGGCGCGGTGTCGTGGTTGATCGGCACCTGCAGACCTCGCACGCCAACATCTATGCCTTGGGCGATTGTGCTGAGGTCGATGGTCTGAACCTGTTGTACGTCATGCCGTTGATGAGCTGTGCCCGTGCCTTGGCGCAGACACTCGCCGGTACGCCGACGGCAGTGAAATATGGCCCGATGCCTATCACCGTAAAGACGCCGGTTTGCCCTCTGGTGGTTTCGCCACCTCCTCGCGGGACCGAAGGAAGCTGGAGTGTCGAAGGCGAGGGCGCGGACATCAAGGCCGTGTGTCATGACGCCGAAGGCCAGTTGCTGGGCTACGCCCTGACGGGAGCCTCAGTGTCGGAGAAACTGGCCCTGAACAAGACGTTACCCCCTCTATTGCCCTGA
- the ubiA gene encoding 4-hydroxybenzoate octaprenyltransferase: MYLSLLKSLNRLNPRAWDFIQLTRIDRPIGVYLLLWPTLWALWIAGEGSPSLANVLIFVTGVFLMRAAGCVINDFADRKVDGHVKRTEQRPLVSGKVSSREALALFAILVTLSFLLVLLTNSTTVWLSFGGLALAACYPFMKRYTYYPQVVLGAAFSWGMPMAFTAETGALPAAAWLLYIANLLWTVAYDTYYAMVDRDDDLKIGVKSTAVLFGDADRIIILTLQGLALGCLILAGIRFELGAFFYTGLLVAAGCFAWEYWSTRLKDRDACFKAFLHNHWAGLAIFLGIVADYALR; this comes from the coding sequence ATGTACCTGTCGTTGCTCAAATCCCTCAATCGCCTGAACCCTCGCGCCTGGGACTTCATCCAGCTGACCCGCATCGACAGGCCGATTGGCGTCTACCTGCTGCTATGGCCAACGCTCTGGGCCTTGTGGATTGCCGGTGAGGGCTCACCCTCGCTGGCCAATGTGCTGATTTTCGTGACCGGCGTGTTTCTGATGCGTGCCGCCGGCTGCGTCATCAACGACTTCGCTGACCGCAAGGTGGATGGCCATGTAAAACGCACCGAGCAGCGCCCGCTGGTCAGCGGCAAGGTCAGTTCGCGGGAAGCACTGGCGCTGTTCGCCATTCTGGTGACCCTGAGCTTCCTGCTGGTGCTGCTGACCAATTCGACGACTGTCTGGCTGTCGTTCGGCGGGCTGGCGCTGGCTGCCTGTTATCCGTTCATGAAACGTTATACCTATTACCCGCAAGTGGTACTGGGTGCTGCATTCTCGTGGGGAATGCCCATGGCCTTCACCGCAGAAACAGGCGCATTGCCTGCCGCCGCCTGGCTGCTTTACATCGCCAACCTGTTGTGGACCGTGGCCTACGACACTTACTACGCCATGGTGGACCGCGACGACGATCTGAAAATCGGCGTGAAATCCACTGCCGTGCTGTTCGGGGATGCCGACCGCATCATCATCCTGACGCTGCAAGGCCTGGCACTGGGTTGCCTGATACTCGCTGGCATTCGCTTCGAGCTGGGCGCCTTTTTCTACACAGGCCTGCTGGTGGCCGCCGGCTGTTTTGCCTGGGAGTACTGGAGCACCCGCCTCAAGGACCGGGACGCCTGTTTCAAGGCTTTCCTGCATAACCACTGGGCCGGACTGGCCATCTTCCTGGGGATTGTGGCGGACTACGCACTGCGCTGA
- a CDS encoding DUF7844 domain-containing protein codes for MRRLGAWLLAGALSLVAPHALASLTLELQTDDLTPAQQHASQTLLDEAMRALPPSFIKDLDRRVEVRWSGDMPENAYGQAAGPYQLYLNTKLLAPLTDGSAATTQTGRPHGTVRREMLATVLHELTHVYDRARLWSSTQRALIFRCSRQNSSAGNIGLPDSCRGETERRFTLSDDPRLLDLAGWPQYVGRRGEREEHNGQVARSPDIYETTSPLEFVAVNMEYFLLDPAYACRRPALYAYYKEHFGWAPPQKDECPSFFPYLNAGSDFGREPLGKLDPERVYEVDYLLAEANQNWVSRWGHSMLRLVICKPGRPRGPDCRLDLDQHLVLSYRAFVGDVQLSSWDGLMGAYPSRLFVLPLAQVIDEYTKTELRSLASVPIKLSRPEIEGLVQHAAEMHWSYDGNYYFLSNNCAVENLKLLRSGTHNPKLVGLDSILPNGLLEVLKGRGLADTSVLDDPKEALRMGYRFDSYRDRYQAMFEVLKKHLPIPQTTVEDWLLLSAKERSQWFDKADLRTSAAILLLEQASLRRQLLLAQDEVKQRYLGAREQKDGSVSQASKTLQEILASSGFLSRPAELLGSSGYGLPQAGEWQRLEAESSQRQKQLKRLTGDLDKEVRALLEPERATEIAANEANLKQMGEHLRELHKAAGGLQLP; via the coding sequence GTGAGACGACTTGGCGCCTGGCTGCTTGCCGGCGCATTGTCGCTGGTCGCACCCCATGCTCTTGCCAGCCTGACGCTTGAGCTGCAGACCGACGACCTGACCCCAGCCCAACAACATGCGAGCCAGACACTCCTTGATGAAGCCATGCGCGCCCTGCCGCCAAGCTTCATCAAGGATCTGGACCGGCGTGTTGAAGTGCGCTGGTCCGGCGATATGCCTGAAAACGCCTATGGCCAGGCTGCCGGTCCCTACCAGCTTTATCTCAATACAAAACTGCTGGCGCCGTTGACCGACGGCTCGGCAGCCACCACCCAGACCGGACGCCCTCACGGCACGGTCCGGCGTGAAATGCTCGCCACGGTTCTGCACGAGCTGACCCACGTCTACGATCGCGCCCGCCTGTGGTCTTCAACGCAGCGCGCCCTGATTTTCCGCTGCTCACGCCAGAACAGTTCAGCAGGTAACATTGGCCTGCCTGACAGTTGCCGTGGCGAAACCGAGCGACGCTTCACCCTGAGCGATGATCCGCGCCTGCTGGACCTGGCAGGCTGGCCGCAATATGTCGGCCGACGCGGCGAGCGGGAGGAACACAACGGGCAGGTCGCACGCAGCCCGGACATCTACGAAACCACCAGCCCGCTGGAATTCGTGGCCGTGAACATGGAGTACTTCCTGCTCGACCCGGCCTACGCCTGCCGCCGTCCGGCCCTGTACGCCTACTACAAGGAACATTTCGGCTGGGCTCCGCCGCAGAAAGACGAGTGCCCGTCCTTCTTCCCGTACCTGAATGCGGGGAGCGATTTCGGACGCGAACCTCTGGGCAAGCTTGATCCGGAGCGGGTCTATGAAGTCGACTACCTGCTGGCTGAAGCCAACCAGAACTGGGTAAGCCGCTGGGGCCACAGCATGTTGCGCCTGGTGATCTGCAAGCCGGGACGACCACGCGGGCCTGATTGCCGCCTGGACCTGGATCAACATCTGGTCCTGTCTTACCGTGCATTCGTGGGCGATGTGCAACTGTCCAGCTGGGACGGCCTGATGGGAGCTTATCCGTCGCGACTGTTTGTGCTGCCGCTGGCCCAGGTCATCGACGAATACACCAAGACCGAACTGCGCAGCCTCGCCTCCGTGCCGATCAAACTGTCCCGCCCGGAAATCGAAGGGCTGGTGCAACATGCGGCCGAGATGCACTGGAGTTACGACGGCAACTATTACTTCCTGTCCAACAACTGTGCTGTGGAAAACCTCAAGCTGCTACGCAGCGGCACCCACAACCCCAAACTTGTCGGCCTGGACAGCATCCTGCCCAACGGTTTGCTGGAAGTGCTCAAAGGCCGCGGTCTTGCCGACACCAGCGTGCTGGACGATCCAAAGGAAGCGCTGCGCATGGGTTATCGCTTCGACTCCTATCGCGACCGCTATCAGGCGATGTTCGAGGTCTTGAAGAAGCATCTGCCCATCCCGCAGACCACCGTCGAAGACTGGCTGCTGCTGTCAGCCAAAGAACGCAGCCAGTGGTTCGATAAAGCCGATCTGCGCACCAGTGCCGCCATTCTGCTGCTGGAACAGGCAAGCCTGCGCCGGCAATTGCTGCTGGCCCAGGACGAAGTGAAACAACGCTATCTCGGAGCAAGGGAACAGAAAGACGGCAGCGTCTCCCAGGCGTCAAAGACGCTGCAAGAGATTCTCGCCAGCAGCGGCTTTCTCAGCCGTCCAGCCGAATTGCTGGGCAGCAGCGGTTATGGATTGCCACAGGCGGGCGAGTGGCAGCGACTTGAAGCAGAGAGCAGCCAGCGCCAGAAGCAATTGAAGCGTCTGACCGGCGATCTCGACAAGGAAGTACGTGCCTTGCTTGAGCCGGAACGCGCCACTGAAATCGCGGCCAACGAAGCCAATCTCAAACAGATGGGTGAACATTTGCGCGAGCTTCACAAAGCCGCAGGCGGGTTGCAGCTGCCTTGA
- a CDS encoding HU family DNA-binding protein has protein sequence MRKPDIAAAIAEKADLTKEQSNRVLNAILEEITGALHRKDSVTLVGFGTFLQRHRGARTGKNPQTGEPVKIKASNTVAFKPGKALKDSVNP, from the coding sequence ATGCGTAAACCAGATATTGCAGCCGCTATTGCTGAAAAAGCGGATCTCACCAAAGAACAGTCCAATCGCGTTCTCAACGCCATTCTTGAAGAAATCACCGGCGCACTGCACCGCAAGGACAGCGTGACCCTGGTGGGCTTCGGTACCTTCCTGCAACGCCATCGCGGTGCCCGCACCGGCAAGAACCCGCAAACGGGTGAACCGGTGAAAATCAAAGCCAGCAATACCGTTGCCTTCAAGCCTGGCAAGGCTCTGAAAGACAGCGTCAATCCATAA
- a CDS encoding DUF1127 domain-containing protein, producing the protein MERTVSSDLFNESTVNTAQAAWPLRVLANLMLWQRRLSSRHQLARLDARLLADAGISEAQRYEELSKPFWR; encoded by the coding sequence ATGGAACGTACAGTCAGTTCCGACCTGTTCAACGAAAGCACCGTCAACACCGCTCAAGCTGCATGGCCTCTGCGCGTACTCGCCAACCTGATGCTCTGGCAGCGTCGTCTCTCCAGCCGCCACCAACTGGCTCGCCTGGATGCACGTCTGCTCGCCGACGCAGGTATCAGCGAAGCACAGCGTTACGAAGAGCTGAGCAAGCCGTTCTGGCGCTAA